A portion of the Glycine max cultivar Williams 82 chromosome 10, Glycine_max_v4.0, whole genome shotgun sequence genome contains these proteins:
- the LOC102664421 gene encoding protein BPS1, chloroplastic produces MLDNLVGSLNLPKVKNSTKGKVLMQAMYGVKVETVFICRVFTAAFSGSSKKLTNLNAVDIHSWDLDFRRLQNLVNEEIRVRFSGGKFTVLNELEAVDASVKILYPTIQTGVDTIEIEWLLKTVEELRAGAEKLSQGNNLLAKGVDGFFEAVMTSRDTLLSSVRFDKIVNDRSLGRNRDMQLVH; encoded by the coding sequence ATGTTAGATAATCTTGTGGGCTCACTAAATCTTCCTAAGGTTAAAAATTCTACCAAAGGAAAGGTTTTGATGCAAGCTATGTATGGAGTTAAGGTGGAGACTGTATTTATTTGCAGGGTGTTTACTGCAGCATTCTCTGGCTCGTCAAAGAAGTTAACAAACTTGAATGCGGTGGACATACATTCATGGGATCTAGATTTTAGAAGGTTGCAGAATCTTGTAAATGAGGAAATTAGAGTAAGATTTTCTGGTGGTAAATTTACTGTATTGAATGAGTTGGAAGCGGTTGATGCCTCTGTGAAGATATTATATCCTACTATCCAGACTGGTGTAGATACCATTGAGATAGAATGGCTTCTAAAGACTGTTGAGGAATTACGTGCGGGTGCCGAGAAGCTTTCACAAGGAAATAATCTCCTTGCAAAGGGAGTAGATGGGTTTTTTGAAGCCGTTATGACTAGTCGCGATACTTTGCTCAGCTCTGTGAGGTTTGATAAAATTGTAAATGATCGTTCCCTAGGCCGTAATAGAGACATGCAGCTAGTTCACTAA